Within the Setaria viridis chromosome 3, Setaria_viridis_v4.0, whole genome shotgun sequence genome, the region TGCTGATCTCTTGACACAGGCTTCCTCTGAAGGACAGTTCCACCGGCTGCAACCACAAGGTCTTGCAGGTAGCCCCTGTAGGACTGGGTGTAATCTCCATGGAGGTAGAGATGAATGCCGGCAAATAATTTAGGTTGCTGCAGAATAAAGAAAGATTGTGATTACTAGAACATATCCCTGAACAAATGTCCTTAACCTAGGCATTGTGCTAATATTGTGAGCAGTGACAGTACAGATAATATGGGGACAACCAGATGGAGTACATAACAGAGGCACACAATCTTACCTTGTTGATAACTCTTTGTCTGCCTAACTTGGGACCCTCTCTAGTCCCATGTACATCAGTGGTAACTTCAAATCTCACTTCATCAACAGGTTCCATATGTTCCATGCAAGTTTTAACCCCTATGAAATCAAGTCAACATTTAGTAACAAAGGGCCGCAGCAATTGGACAAGTACAAGCTGTTCTGCCCTTATATAATGATGTCCCCCCTAGGTAGCAAAGCGGACTTACAGTCTATGGAGACAACCCATTTGCCATTCAGGATTGCCATCAGAAACTTAAGTGTGCGCTTGCAAGCACCAGACAGGTCGGTTGATGCAATAACATGAGTAACACTGGGATTCCAACTTGTTGAGATTGGCACACCAGctatttttgcaaattctgATACAATACCCTGAGTGATTTGTTCAATTAGTTTCAGTTGAAATGCATATGAAGCAaatatcataaaaaaatatcaGGAAAATAAGCTGGACATTAGAAAACACCTTTTCTGCAGGAGAAAGGGCTGAACAGCAGAGAACCCACTTCTGTGGTGATCCAGATGGCCATGTCCATTTATTACCATAAACTTGACAAGGTCTTACTTGAGCTGACCTGAAAGCAGttatgctacagtaaatatccATATCTTTGTCAACCCTGGCCTTTAAACTAACATGCCATAAACACTAAGAATACCCTTTTGGTGTTAGTCTCCTTTGAGACTTCTTTTTCGACTCAGAAGTTTCTATTGGCAACTTTGAAGATTGGTGCAAAGGGCATAACATCACAAAGTTTTCCTGTcagcagaagaaaagaaaaatatcgGCAATAATTTAACAGTGCTGGACTTCACAAAATATCAATAAGCTATTCTAGTATAGTTGAACACTTGAACACTAGTGTAATAACATGATATGAACTTACATCATCCCATCTGCATTCTGGGATCAATTTAGCACAGGTGAAGTGGAAGCTTTTTCGACAACTCATGTCAAAGCATCCAAGTGCAGCACCTTTAATTCCACAGCAAGCACATTTGATCCTTCTACTTCTAGCCAACTCAGTTGTAAGATTAAACACAGAGTCATCTTTGAAGTAGACATCAGGAGCCCTTCGGTAAAATAAAAATCATACATGAATTAGCTAGGGATACTGAAAATCAAAGTTTAACAAAAATGTTTCGTTAGAAAGGACAACATACCACTCCAGGCAGTTTTTGTGGGAATGTATTACACCAGTCCCTCCATTAAATTCTGCAGGCACTTGTTTCCCGTTATGGTAGTGAACCATCTTGCCAGACTCCTTTAAAAAAGGACATTTGGTTATTTTATTCATTTACTGAAAGGAAAGGATCTGTAACTTCAAGAGAGAGACTTTGCAAACCAACTTGTCTGCACATACCTCTGTGATATCATCAGACTGGCAGAAAGCACAGGAAGCCATAGGAGCTTTTTCCTCACATTTCTGCAGGACAGCATTGCGTGCAGATCTGATAGTTTCTGAGTAATCTGATTGTTCAATAGATTTTACACTACCATTCTTAACCAAGAAATTCTTTACTGAAGGAACTGTGCGTATGGCCTCATTAAATTGGCATCTCCCAGGTAAAGGGCTTGGTGTATTTGGACCAATGTTTGATTCCATGCTTTGTTTACTTCTACCATCCAAGTGTTTATGCCGGGTGCAGCCTTTTATGAGAGTGTGATGCTGCGGTGATTCTGTTTTATTTTCAGCCACTGAGATAACTCTTATCTCGTCAGCTACAGCACCATGAGAAATTCTTCTGATCCGCTTACTTGTTTGTTCAGATTTGTTCTCTGCAGTCTTCAATGCACTATTCCCTGTTCTTTCAAGTTTTCGTCGACTGTCTTTATCATTTTTATGGGATCTTTCTGAAAGCTGGTTTTCAGATGCTTCAATCTCCAAACTATTTTCTTGGGGGGGAAATGTCTCCATAGATTTATCACTGGAGCAAAGAAATCTACTGCTGTTGCAAGAGACCTTGCTTCTTCCACTCGAAGTATTGCTCTCCTTTTTACCGCTGTTCTTCTGGCCTGGCATTGTGGTGATACTTACAGGGATATCTGTAACTTGGTGAACAGCATCACATCCTTTTGTACATAGCTTACCACAATCAGGCAGTTTTGAATTCTTCTTGGTCCTAGCTCTTGCTGACTTTCTCTTCTTAATTTCTGCACCATTGACAAGCTGAGCGGCATTACTTTCATGATCCAATTTATCAAATGAACCACCAAGATTCATGTCCTCAACATCATCTGTCTCTGTGATTTGATCTAGAATTTTCTTCAATTTACCCTGAACAGACAGAACAGCTAAGTTAAATACACACAAAATGAAAGGTGTACGTAAATAGTCAGATCGTAAAGGTGGTCGAAGAACTAGAAAGTAGAGAGCTACTGCCTCAGTTAACCAGAATACCTGTTTTTTCAGCGGAGTAGATCGCAGCTCAGGGGAGCAAGGTCTTTGACTCCATTCAAAGATTTCACTGTCAAATATCTCTGAAACCTCAGCTTTGCTCTGCAACACATGTAACAAAATGGTATGCACAAAGTTCAACCAGGAAactaaaaaaatgcaaaaaaatgCTCAGAAGAACTTACATTAGGAGTCACATTATTAGGTATTTCATCATCAGAATCCATGATATCGCTGAAGGTAGGTGCATTGTGACGCAAGGGTGTGTCCAATGATAGTGGTTCACTTAAACTTCCAGCAGTGCCACCTTCTTCTTGCTCTTctcccctcagccaaaaaaatGGTGACAATGAAGGGCTTTCTGGTCTATCAGAATTCAATGTTTTATTTTTGTCCTCTTCAGCATCACCATTTAGCTTAGTTTTTTGCTCTTCAGGCTTCATAATCTTTTTGGGCCTTGTTGGCGTCTCACATTCAGGGAATAGCGTCACGTGTATTCTTTTGTTCATGGAGATTGAAGGCTTTGTAGTAGGACAAGATGCAGAAGCTGCAGCAGCCTTCGATgtattgtttttcttctttgatgCTACCTTCTTTTTCCGCGAGCTTTTAGGCTTGCTGCCACTGTTCCCACCACATTGTGATCCATCTTCAAGTAAAAGTAAGAAAGTAAGCCTAGTATAATTGTTCAATTTCTCTGAAATTCGATTCTTATTGAGACTTGAGAGTCAAAGATCTAAAAAAGCAAATAAACACAACATCTGTGGTCGGAAGAGTGAGATGCAAAACAACCACCGTAAGTATGTAACTAAATTTTGCTCATTACCACATAACAAAAAAAAGATTATAATTACCTGCAACCTTGGGTGAAGGAGCCAGAGGTGTTGCCACAATACTAGTACCGGCTGCAACTTCCATACTTTTGAAAACAGACACCAAATTGTCCATGTGGGGCGCCGGCCGTATTTCTACAGGCAAAAGACCATTACATGCAGTGAGTTTTGCACAACAAGAGATCAAGGAATCACCTAAACATTTCCAGTAAATACCACTTTCATCATATATAATCGGATAGTACCAAATTTTATCAGAAATAAAATGCACAAATAGAGCCCAACAAATAATTGCGGTGCAGATTCCAGTATCTAAAAGGTATTGAGCGTGTTTAGAATTCCTTCAGTTAATTCGTACACATAGGTAATCCAGTTACTGCAACAATCTCCGCATTAGAGATCTAACCTCTTCGGCGGAATGGGACCTTGCACACCGGGCAGCTGGAAGCAGATTTCATGGACTCCATCAGGCAGCCGCTGCAATAAGAGACGATTGAGATAAAAATTGAACGACACTATCAGTGGCCGCTATATTTCACCGGAGAGGAACAAGGAACGGGACTCACTTGCAGAAGATGTGGTTGCAGGTGATGGACACCGCCGAACTCAGCAGACTCAAGCTGCCAAGACCAAGAAATATTTCAGCAAACACACAACAGATCGCAAGTCTCAAGATTTACCATTGGGGAACACCAGAAACGTAAGAGAAGACCTCGACAAAGATCGCGAGCAATCAGATATACAAACAAAAGAATACGGATCCATGAAAGCAAACAGGAGGCTGCCGgagctgcgcggcggcggcggcggcggcgtaccaTATGGGGCACTTGAGCTCCCGGCCC harbors:
- the LOC117848506 gene encoding protein BREAST CANCER SUSCEPTIBILITY 1 homolog, giving the protein MADAGSLEKMGRELKCPICLSLLSSAVSITCNHIFCNGCLMESMKSASSCPVCKVPFRRREIRPAPHMDNLVSVFKSMEVAAGTSIVATPLAPSPKVADGSQCGGNSGSKPKSSRKKKVASKKKNNTSKAAAASASCPTTKPSISMNKRIHVTLFPECETPTRPKKIMKPEEQKTKLNGDAEEDKNKTLNSDRPESPSLSPFFWLRGEEQEEGGTAGSLSEPLSLDTPLRHNAPTFSDIMDSDDEIPNNVTPNSKAEVSEIFDSEIFEWSQRPCSPELRSTPLKKQGKLKKILDQITETDDVEDMNLGGSFDKLDHESNAAQLVNGAEIKKRKSARARTKKNSKLPDCGKLCTKGCDAVHQVTDIPVSITTMPGQKNSGKKESNTSSGRSKVSCNSSRFLCSSDKSMETFPPQENSLEIEASENQLSERSHKNDKDSRRKLERTGNSALKTAENKSEQTSKRIRRISHGAVADEIRVISVAENKTESPQHHTLIKGCTRHKHLDGRSKQSMESNIGPNTPSPLPGRCQFNEAIRTVPSVKNFLVKNGSVKSIEQSDYSETIRSARNAVLQKCEEKAPMASCAFCQSDDITEESGKMVHYHNGKQVPAEFNGGTGVIHSHKNCLEWAPDVYFKDDSVFNLTTELARSRRIKCACCGIKGAALGCFDMSCRKSFHFTCAKLIPECRWDDENFVMLCPLHQSSKLPIETSESKKKSQRRLTPKGSAQVRPCQVYGNKWTWPSGSPQKWVLCCSALSPAEKGIVSEFAKIAGVPISTSWNPSVTHVIASTDLSGACKRTLKFLMAILNGKWVVSIDWVKTCMEHMEPVDEVRFEVTTDVHGTREGPKLGRQRVINKQPKLFAGIHLYLHGDYTQSYRGYLQDLVVAAGGTVLQRKPVSRDQQKLLDDSSLILIVYSVENQDKGNPKSKDGVDTGRSQADAQALACASGGKVVSSAWIIDSISACNLQPL